One window from the genome of Kaistella carnis encodes:
- a CDS encoding endonuclease/exonuclease/phosphatase family protein translates to MKLLRFFLTIFHLFILGLLAGTLLNSAVPPHLFPYLNLLSLLFPVLMIINILLCLFWIIRWKKRAFVFIILTLLFYNPISRWINFNEKNTEKPNFKIVSMNIKSGKVGLEKVYDYLANTDADLILAQEYGQEFSVPNYPFQTKKYEIVALNSKAEIIRSEKIATTGNGNSFYADIKFNGKIIRVINVYLNPFSFDKQKVKPSEDLEANQNKLRYILRTLIPTFKIHEKEVADIRKAIDESPYPTIVAGDFNAVPNSYEYYQINEKLTDAFVAVGRGSSTSFHDYKFPIRIDYIFTSKEIKPIHYRVDRSVKLSDHFPVIAEFKID, encoded by the coding sequence GTGAAGTTGCTTCGATTCTTTTTAACGATTTTTCATCTTTTCATTTTGGGTCTGTTGGCGGGTACTTTACTGAATTCCGCTGTTCCTCCGCATCTGTTTCCCTACTTAAATTTACTTTCTCTGCTGTTCCCTGTGTTGATGATTATCAATATTTTGCTTTGTCTTTTTTGGATCATCAGGTGGAAAAAGAGAGCATTTGTTTTTATTATTTTGACGCTGCTTTTTTACAATCCAATCAGCCGGTGGATCAATTTTAATGAGAAGAATACGGAGAAGCCCAATTTTAAAATTGTTTCTATGAACATCAAATCCGGAAAGGTTGGTTTAGAGAAAGTTTACGATTACCTCGCAAATACTGATGCTGATCTTATTCTTGCTCAGGAATACGGACAAGAATTTTCGGTTCCGAACTATCCTTTTCAAACCAAGAAATATGAAATAGTTGCCCTTAATTCTAAGGCTGAAATTATTCGTTCCGAAAAAATAGCAACCACTGGAAACGGCAATTCTTTTTATGCAGATATTAAATTTAATGGTAAAATAATCCGCGTGATTAATGTTTATTTGAATCCATTTTCCTTCGATAAACAGAAAGTAAAACCCTCTGAAGATTTGGAAGCTAATCAAAATAAATTAAGATATATTTTAAGAACATTAATTCCGACCTTTAAAATTCATGAAAAAGAAGTGGCAGATATTCGAAAAGCCATCGATGAATCGCCGTATCCAACCATTGTTGCGGGTGATTTTAATGCCGTTCCTAATTCTTATGAATATTATCAAATAAATGAAAAATTAACGGACGCTTTTGTAGCGGTGGGAAGAGGAAGTAGCACCAGTTTCCATGATTATAAATTTCCGATACGGATTGATTATATATTTACTTCTAAAGAAATTAAACCCATTCATTATCGCGTAGACCGATCTGTAAAATTGTCCGATCATTTCCCTGTCATTGCCGAATTTAAAATTGATTAA
- a CDS encoding rhomboid family intramembrane serine protease — translation MLNTLPPITRNIIIINVVVFILFYLLNSPALYMKFAAFYPFSPFFKSWQIITHMFMHGSFMHILFNMLTLYSFGPVLERTLGDKKYLILYFVSGLGAFFLFNLWNFIEVQQIQSSLESLGFNLNGYLAGENVSFTGSPQAIASQQELVTQLKSIITVPMVGASGAIFGVIAAFATLYPDAEIGIMFIPIPVKVKYVLPIIVIGSVFLGVTGNVGGIAHLAHVGGALVGFLLAIYWKRKMYRIN, via the coding sequence ATGTTAAATACATTACCACCCATTACTCGAAATATCATCATCATCAATGTTGTTGTTTTTATACTTTTCTATTTGCTGAACAGTCCGGCATTGTATATGAAATTTGCGGCATTTTATCCCTTTTCTCCCTTTTTTAAATCGTGGCAAATAATCACGCATATGTTTATGCACGGGAGTTTTATGCATATCCTTTTTAATATGTTAACGTTGTACAGCTTCGGACCGGTTTTAGAAAGAACATTGGGTGACAAAAAATATTTAATCCTTTATTTTGTAAGTGGGTTGGGTGCTTTCTTTCTTTTTAATTTGTGGAATTTTATAGAAGTTCAGCAAATACAGTCCAGTTTGGAAAGTTTAGGATTTAATCTGAACGGTTACTTGGCAGGCGAAAATGTTAGTTTCACCGGCAGTCCGCAAGCTATAGCTTCTCAACAGGAACTGGTGACTCAATTGAAATCAATTATTACCGTTCCTATGGTTGGAGCTTCGGGTGCCATATTTGGAGTGATTGCAGCTTTTGCTACTTTATATCCCGATGCAGAAATTGGGATTATGTTTATTCCAATTCCTGTAAAAGTGAAATATGTTTTGCCCATCATCGTCATTGGATCTGTTTTTTTAGGCGTTACAGGAAACGTAGGCGGAATTGCGCATCTTGCACACGTGGGCGGCGCGCTGGTTGGATTCTTACTCGCAATATACTGGAAACGAAAAATGTACAGAATCAATTAA
- the mutL gene encoding DNA mismatch repair endonuclease MutL, protein MSDIIKLLPDHVANQIAAGEVVQRPASIVKELIENSIDAGATKIELIIRDSGKNLIQVVDNGSGMSETDARLAFERHATSKISTTEDIFRISTKGFRGEALASIAAVAEVELKTKTHDAKIGTNIYIEGGGFQFQEPVQTAEGSNFSVKNLFYNVPARRKFLKNNNIEFRHIIDEFQRVALAHENLEFELFHNDDIVFRLRKASLLQRIVDVFGRKLQPLLIPIKEDLGWVQLNGFVAKPEGAKKTRGEQFFFVNGRYFRSAYFNKAVQDAFEGLLLPGYIPTFFLFLDLDPEKVDVNIHPQKTEVKFEDENLIFALVRSTIKRSLGIYNISPSLDFDRDSGMDAFMNQKKSDGNFKTPEIVVDRNYNPFREETVSPGERVAMTEMYQQNIQAEPSKINLFEDEDFDEDLMRLPNGYWLFNKNGKTLMLDLGRMHRLVVGERNAKKKRTNEKHTLLFSLEYHMNEIEKNKFRSIKKFLPELGFEMIIANDNVLRIDAVPQGLKETQVMKFLENLFEILEYRTEDEFLDFYNSQWNKIQSKSRFDFLYKMDAEQVIKDFTELGFPEFLPSGKRCFIEIPLEDLKNKF, encoded by the coding sequence ATGTCGGACATTATAAAACTTTTGCCAGATCATGTTGCCAACCAAATTGCCGCCGGTGAAGTGGTGCAGCGACCTGCCTCTATAGTAAAAGAATTAATAGAAAACTCCATTGATGCGGGCGCAACAAAAATTGAGCTCATTATTCGCGATTCCGGTAAAAATCTTATTCAGGTCGTGGACAATGGAAGCGGTATGAGCGAAACCGATGCACGTTTGGCTTTTGAAAGGCATGCGACCTCAAAGATAAGTACCACAGAAGATATCTTTCGGATTTCTACTAAAGGCTTTCGTGGTGAAGCTTTAGCTTCTATCGCTGCGGTGGCGGAAGTGGAATTGAAGACCAAAACTCACGATGCAAAAATCGGCACTAATATTTATATTGAAGGTGGAGGATTTCAGTTTCAAGAACCTGTGCAAACCGCAGAAGGTTCGAATTTTTCTGTGAAGAATCTTTTTTATAATGTTCCGGCGCGACGTAAATTTTTAAAAAATAACAATATTGAATTTCGTCATATTATCGATGAATTTCAACGGGTTGCTTTAGCCCATGAAAATCTGGAATTTGAACTGTTCCATAATGATGATATTGTTTTTAGATTACGGAAAGCCAGCTTATTACAAAGAATAGTAGATGTTTTCGGACGAAAATTACAGCCGCTTTTAATTCCAATTAAAGAAGATTTGGGCTGGGTTCAGTTGAATGGCTTCGTTGCCAAACCAGAAGGCGCAAAAAAAACACGCGGTGAACAGTTTTTCTTTGTGAATGGCCGGTATTTTCGCAGTGCTTATTTTAATAAAGCAGTTCAGGATGCTTTTGAGGGCTTGCTTTTACCGGGATACATTCCGACCTTTTTTCTGTTCTTAGATCTTGACCCGGAAAAGGTGGATGTAAATATTCATCCCCAAAAAACAGAAGTTAAATTCGAAGATGAAAATTTAATTTTCGCCTTGGTCCGTTCTACGATCAAGCGTTCCTTGGGAATCTATAATATTTCTCCCAGTTTAGATTTTGATCGCGATTCCGGTATGGATGCTTTCATGAATCAGAAAAAAAGCGACGGTAATTTTAAAACGCCCGAGATTGTGGTTGACCGCAATTACAACCCTTTCCGTGAAGAAACGGTTTCGCCGGGTGAAAGAGTTGCCATGACAGAAATGTATCAGCAGAATATTCAGGCAGAACCATCGAAAATTAATCTTTTTGAAGATGAGGATTTTGATGAAGATTTAATGCGTCTTCCAAACGGATACTGGCTCTTTAACAAAAATGGCAAAACCCTCATGCTCGATCTTGGCAGAATGCACCGATTAGTTGTGGGCGAAAGGAATGCAAAGAAAAAACGCACCAACGAAAAACATACTTTGCTCTTTTCTCTGGAGTATCATATGAATGAGATCGAGAAGAATAAATTCCGGTCTATTAAAAAATTTCTGCCTGAACTGGGGTTTGAAATGATTATTGCGAATGATAATGTGTTGCGCATAGATGCAGTACCGCAAGGGCTGAAGGAAACACAGGTGATGAAATTCCTGGAAAATCTGTTTGAAATCCTGGAATACCGCACAGAAGATGAGTTTCTCGATTTTTATAACAGCCAGTGGAATAAAATTCAAAGTAAATCACGCTTTGACTTTCTTTATAAAATGGATGCTGAGCAAGTGATTAAAGACTTTACAGAATTGGGCTTTCCTGAATTCTTACCTTCCGGCAAGCGGTGTTTCATTGAAATTCCACTGGAAGACTTAAAAAATAAATTTTAA
- a CDS encoding class I SAM-dependent methyltransferase, which translates to MKKEDIADFYDEFSSKQVKTGANERLISLFKRLQKLGLKSDSKILELGCGVGIFTQLLAKNKSAGLIEAVDLSEKSVAIARSHLKNKKNIHFDVADVVQYQPQNSDFDFVTLMDVIEHIPLDQHDQLFENLARICSEKTRIVINIPNPQYIGYARINHPESLQVIDQEVHLFPLLQIFEKYDLELVFFEKYGIWEVEDYHFMVVRKKRAFELKHLADQRNITEKIVKKITTKIDAIKYH; encoded by the coding sequence ATGAAAAAAGAGGATATCGCTGACTTTTACGACGAATTTTCTTCGAAGCAAGTAAAAACAGGCGCCAATGAGCGTTTGATTTCTTTATTCAAAAGACTGCAGAAATTAGGATTAAAATCAGATTCTAAAATTCTGGAACTCGGCTGTGGCGTAGGGATCTTCACCCAACTTCTCGCAAAAAATAAATCCGCAGGTCTCATCGAGGCTGTTGACTTAAGTGAAAAAAGTGTTGCAATTGCCCGAAGCCATCTTAAAAACAAAAAAAACATTCATTTTGATGTGGCAGACGTTGTTCAGTATCAGCCGCAGAATTCCGACTTCGATTTTGTAACATTAATGGATGTGATCGAGCATATTCCTTTAGACCAACACGATCAGCTCTTTGAGAATCTTGCAAGAATCTGTTCCGAGAAAACGCGAATTGTCATCAATATTCCAAACCCGCAATACATTGGTTATGCGAGAATTAACCATCCGGAAAGTTTGCAGGTCATCGATCAGGAAGTTCACTTATTTCCCCTCCTTCAAATTTTTGAAAAGTACGATTTAGAACTCGTCTTTTTTGAAAAATATGGAATTTGGGAAGTCGAAGATTATCATTTTATGGTCGTGCGTAAGAAAAGAGCATTTGAATTGAAACATCTTGCCGATCAGCGGAATATCACCGAAAAAATCGTAAAAAAAATAACCACCAAAATTGATGCAATTAAATATCACTAA
- a CDS encoding prolyl oligopeptidase family serine peptidase: MKFKTFAIGAAAFLASSCATQRMTQKYPETKKIDHSDDYFGTKVSDPYRWLEDDQADDTKDWVQREVAYTNDYLAKIPFREELRSQLKDIWNYEKIGAPFKEGDFTYFYKNDGLQAQSVLYRTDKNGMTEVFLDPNKFSEKGTTSLAGVSFNKKGNLVAYSISEGGSDWNKIIILNALTKEVIDETIVDVKFSGASWMGDKGFFYSSYDKPKGSELSAKTDTHKVYFHKLGTKQSADQLIIGGDKFKRRYMNVGVSDDERYQILSASEATNGNELYIKDLQQKKPDFVPIQKGYDFNTNFVDSKGDFIYALTDKNAPNMRLVKFNIRTPNVWTDVIPETENVLNVSTGGGYIFAKYMKDAVTSVKQLDYNGKLIRTIDLPGIGTAGGFGGKKKDKDLYFSFTNYITPGTIYKLNTETGKSTVYQKPNVKFNPADYVSEQVFYTSKDGTRIPMMINYKKGLKRNGKNPTILYSYGGFNISLQPAFSVVNAIWMENGGIYAVPNIRGGGEYGKKWHDAGTKMQKKNVFEDFIAAGEYLQQNGYTSKDYMALSGRSNGGLLVGATMTMRPDLAKVAFPGVGVLDMLRYNKFTAGAGWSYDYGTAEDSKEMFDYLKSYSPVHQVKKGVCYPATMIITSDHDDRVVPAHSFKFGAELQEKQSCSNPVLVRIETNAGHGAGRSTEQVIGENADILSFALYEMGFKSLKK, from the coding sequence ATGAAATTTAAAACATTTGCAATAGGTGCAGCTGCTTTTTTAGCCTCATCCTGTGCGACTCAGAGAATGACCCAAAAGTATCCGGAAACTAAGAAAATAGATCATTCCGATGATTATTTCGGAACGAAAGTCAGTGATCCTTACCGTTGGTTAGAAGATGATCAGGCCGACGACACTAAAGACTGGGTTCAACGGGAAGTTGCGTATACCAATGATTATTTAGCAAAAATTCCATTTCGAGAAGAATTGAGAAGTCAGCTGAAGGATATCTGGAACTATGAAAAAATAGGAGCACCGTTCAAAGAAGGTGATTTTACTTATTTCTATAAGAATGATGGATTACAGGCGCAATCTGTTTTATACCGTACGGATAAGAACGGAATGACGGAAGTTTTTCTTGATCCCAATAAGTTTTCCGAAAAAGGAACCACTTCTCTAGCAGGCGTTTCCTTTAACAAAAAAGGAAATTTAGTTGCGTATTCAATTTCTGAAGGAGGAAGCGACTGGAATAAAATTATTATTCTGAATGCCCTAACCAAAGAAGTTATTGATGAGACGATTGTTGATGTTAAGTTTTCTGGTGCCTCCTGGATGGGCGATAAAGGATTTTTCTATTCCAGCTACGATAAACCAAAAGGAAGCGAGCTATCTGCAAAAACAGACACACACAAAGTCTATTTTCATAAATTAGGAACAAAGCAAAGTGCCGATCAACTCATTATTGGTGGCGATAAATTTAAAAGACGCTACATGAATGTGGGCGTTTCAGATGATGAGCGATATCAGATACTGAGCGCTTCGGAGGCTACCAATGGTAATGAGCTGTATATTAAAGATTTGCAGCAAAAGAAGCCCGATTTTGTTCCAATCCAAAAAGGATATGATTTCAATACCAATTTTGTAGATTCGAAAGGCGATTTCATTTATGCTTTAACCGATAAGAATGCACCGAATATGCGTTTGGTAAAATTCAATATCAGAACACCAAATGTTTGGACTGATGTTATCCCGGAAACAGAAAACGTGTTAAATGTGTCTACAGGTGGCGGTTATATTTTCGCAAAATATATGAAAGATGCCGTAACATCAGTAAAGCAGCTGGATTATAACGGGAAATTGATTCGTACCATTGATTTGCCGGGAATAGGAACTGCGGGTGGTTTCGGTGGCAAAAAAAAGGATAAGGATCTTTATTTTTCTTTCACCAATTATATCACGCCGGGAACGATTTACAAACTGAATACAGAAACCGGAAAGTCTACCGTATATCAAAAGCCGAATGTGAAGTTCAATCCGGCGGATTATGTTTCAGAGCAGGTTTTTTATACCTCAAAAGATGGAACGCGAATTCCCATGATGATCAATTATAAAAAAGGCCTTAAAAGAAATGGTAAAAATCCGACCATTCTGTATTCTTACGGAGGTTTCAACATCAGCTTACAACCGGCTTTCTCTGTAGTCAATGCAATTTGGATGGAAAACGGTGGAATTTACGCCGTTCCAAATATTCGTGGTGGCGGAGAATATGGTAAAAAATGGCATGACGCAGGAACCAAAATGCAAAAGAAAAATGTCTTCGAGGACTTCATTGCGGCTGGAGAATATTTACAGCAAAACGGCTATACCTCCAAAGATTACATGGCGCTGTCAGGACGTTCAAATGGTGGACTTTTGGTAGGAGCAACCATGACCATGAGACCCGATTTAGCAAAAGTGGCATTCCCGGGAGTTGGCGTTTTAGATATGTTGCGTTATAATAAATTTACGGCTGGTGCAGGTTGGAGTTACGATTACGGAACCGCAGAAGACAGCAAAGAAATGTTCGATTATCTGAAATCTTATTCCCCGGTTCATCAAGTGAAAAAAGGAGTTTGTTATCCCGCAACCATGATCATTACAAGTGATCACGACGATCGCGTGGTTCCAGCACATTCCTTTAAGTTTGGCGCAGAATTACAGGAAAAACAATCATGCAGCAATCCTGTTTTGGTAAGAATTGAAACCAATGCAGGTCATGGCGCCGGAAGAAGCACCGAGCAGGTGATTGGGGAAAACGCTGATATTCTTAGTTTTGCACTATACGAAATGGGTTTTAAATCCTTGAAAAAATAG
- a CDS encoding PA0069 family radical SAM protein: protein MSEGKFIKGQGAQRNEINRFDKYTFEPEEEDYEPAKTKFTEVFPKTIVNIVKSPDLSMELSLNPYQGCEHGCAYCFARPTHEFWGYSAGTDFERQIMVKKNAPELLEKFFRKKNYIPKTLFLSGNTDCYQPAEKKFEITRQILQLCLDYRHPVSILTKNALVLRDLDLLKLLAEQNLVSVSFSIPTLKEEIRRKMEPRTSSAEKKLKALEILAENKIPTGVMVAPVIPGLTSDESLNILKTISEAGAQKVGYALVRLNDTVEPVFVNWINANFPDRAQKVLNLIRSMRGGNLGDKRLYERYKGEGNIAEMIHNTFALGKRKYFTDKGFAPLSTENFTGTKEQQLKLF from the coding sequence ATGTCTGAGGGAAAATTCATAAAGGGTCAAGGTGCGCAACGAAACGAAATCAACCGTTTCGACAAATATACTTTTGAACCTGAGGAAGAAGATTACGAACCGGCCAAAACCAAGTTTACGGAAGTTTTTCCAAAAACAATTGTGAACATCGTGAAGAGTCCGGACCTTTCTATGGAATTATCACTCAATCCATACCAAGGTTGTGAGCACGGCTGTGCTTATTGTTTCGCAAGACCTACGCATGAATTTTGGGGGTATTCTGCCGGCACAGACTTCGAGCGACAAATTATGGTGAAGAAAAATGCACCAGAACTTCTTGAAAAATTTTTTCGGAAAAAAAACTACATTCCAAAAACTTTATTTCTTTCAGGAAATACAGATTGTTATCAACCTGCGGAAAAAAAATTTGAAATTACCCGCCAGATTTTACAACTGTGTTTAGATTACCGTCATCCCGTTTCTATTCTGACAAAAAATGCGCTGGTTTTGCGAGATCTGGATCTGCTTAAACTATTGGCAGAACAAAATTTAGTTTCTGTTTCTTTCAGCATCCCCACATTAAAGGAAGAAATTCGTCGCAAAATGGAACCCCGAACTTCTTCCGCGGAGAAGAAATTAAAAGCGCTTGAAATTCTTGCAGAAAATAAAATTCCAACCGGCGTGATGGTGGCTCCTGTAATTCCAGGCTTAACAAGCGATGAGAGTTTAAATATTTTAAAAACAATTTCCGAGGCTGGTGCCCAAAAAGTAGGTTATGCTTTGGTTCGTCTAAATGACACGGTGGAACCTGTTTTTGTAAATTGGATTAATGCTAATTTTCCTGATCGGGCGCAGAAAGTACTAAATCTAATTCGATCAATGCGCGGCGGAAATTTAGGGGATAAAAGGTTGTATGAACGATATAAAGGCGAGGGAAATATTGCAGAAATGATTCATAATACTTTTGCGTTGGGGAAAAGAAAATATTTTACCGATAAAGGATTTGCACCACTCTCAACCGAAAATTTCACCGGCACGAAAGAACAGCAATTGAAACTTTTTTAA
- a CDS encoding nucleoside recognition domain-containing protein — MVLSRIWSGFIIVAIIVASIKYIGSDHYKAIYNDMVVGKSGDTVQIASQKMGELNPEVQKALLVNPNFEQSRIHYKIDSAKNEVAVYRVQETDGVIGTSETAVKICLGLIGIMTLFMGFMSIAEKAGGINFLSRMIQPFFSKIFPEIPKNHPSFGHMLLNFSANLLGLDNAATPFGLKAMESLQTLNPDKERASNSQIMFLCLHAGGLTLIPVSIIAIRASMGSQTPTDIFLPCMIATFAATLAAMIFVSLYQKINLLQPVVIAYVGGISAIIGLLVVYLVHLTKEGLDNFSMLLSNGIILLIFFAIVLGGLYKKINVFDAFIDGAKEGFWTCVKIIPYLVGMLIAISLLRTSGVFDVLIDGMKWVAQVVGFDTRFVDGLPTALIKPLSGSGARGMMVDTMQTFGADSFQGRLAAVLQGSSDTTFYVIAVYFGAVGIKNTRYTVTAMLMADLVGVITSVILAYIFFA; from the coding sequence ATGGTTTTAAGCAGGATTTGGAGTGGTTTTATTATTGTCGCCATTATCGTAGCAAGTATAAAATATATTGGGTCCGATCATTATAAAGCAATTTACAATGATATGGTTGTGGGGAAAAGTGGCGATACAGTACAGATTGCGTCCCAAAAAATGGGAGAATTAAATCCCGAAGTTCAAAAAGCTCTGCTTGTAAATCCCAATTTTGAACAAAGCCGTATTCATTATAAAATTGATTCTGCAAAAAATGAAGTGGCGGTTTACAGAGTACAGGAAACCGACGGGGTGATTGGAACCTCGGAAACAGCAGTTAAAATATGTCTGGGACTCATCGGGATTATGACCCTTTTCATGGGTTTTATGAGCATTGCCGAAAAAGCCGGCGGAATTAACTTTCTCTCCCGAATGATTCAACCCTTTTTCTCTAAAATATTTCCGGAAATCCCGAAAAACCATCCCTCTTTTGGACACATGTTGCTGAATTTTTCAGCCAATCTTTTAGGTTTGGATAACGCTGCAACACCCTTTGGATTAAAAGCCATGGAAAGTTTGCAAACCCTAAACCCCGATAAAGAAAGGGCCAGCAATTCACAGATCATGTTTCTTTGTCTTCATGCGGGCGGACTGACGTTGATTCCGGTTTCAATCATTGCGATACGTGCTTCCATGGGATCGCAAACGCCGACCGATATTTTTCTACCGTGTATGATTGCCACCTTCGCAGCGACCTTGGCTGCCATGATTTTCGTTTCCCTCTATCAAAAAATAAATTTACTACAGCCAGTCGTAATCGCTTATGTAGGTGGAATTTCAGCGATTATCGGTCTATTGGTGGTTTATCTCGTTCATTTAACAAAAGAAGGTTTGGATAATTTCAGTATGCTGTTGAGCAATGGAATTATTCTTCTCATATTTTTCGCCATTGTTTTGGGAGGACTTTATAAAAAAATCAATGTGTTTGATGCTTTTATTGATGGTGCAAAAGAAGGCTTCTGGACTTGTGTTAAGATTATTCCTTATTTGGTGGGAATGTTGATCGCCATTTCTTTACTAAGAACTTCGGGCGTTTTCGACGTTCTAATCGACGGAATGAAATGGGTCGCACAAGTTGTTGGCTTTGATACAAGATTCGTTGATGGATTACCGACCGCTCTAATTAAACCACTTTCCGGTTCGGGCGCAAGGGGAATGATGGTTGATACGATGCAGACTTTCGGTGCAGACAGTTTCCAGGGCCGTTTGGCGGCAGTTTTACAGGGAAGTTCAGATACTACTTTTTATGTAATTGCCGTTTACTTTGGTGCGGTCGGAATTAAAAACACAAGATATACCGTAACAGCAATGTTGATGGCGGATCTGGTTGGAGTGATCACGTCGGTGATTTTGGCGTACATTTTCTTCGCATAG
- a CDS encoding MutS-related protein, with amino-acid sequence MKQLHLLLSQKKVTLQKLQNKLTILGWIRVVIFLAITYFFLQYFIFESGLKIHLYLAIFSTVLFFILGYFLLNVKQELQFYKNYLHIGNEIITKTEFETGLELEENIDQHPFAKDLDILGKNSLFSYLNYGETTLGKNKLKDFLLDLSVEKKEIILRQKSVAELSEKTAWNIHFLTLAKSMEIKGEIAHPNKSNSVFKNAVLAKIATVVVPILTLVTLVLAIFTSISGVFIGLMFVGILIISRIVLYVYRNKMLALGELISFDSNQYEQFLNVFSHIENENFTEELNQTLQNKLRSGKSRSSRKEIEKLARLLRNYESGQSNIGVILNNFFLWNLNFTLKIEKQFNAIDEDLPQWFEAFAEFEAFISLGIFKFKNPDYIFPEINEDGAKFKAEELIHPLLFQSEVVSNDFTINQSTEISIITGANMTGKSTFLRTVGINLVLAMTGCPVAAKEFSFIPMKLFTSMSTSDSLSDGTSYFNAEILRLRKLVENLENGEPQFIILDEILKGTNSQDKLTGSELFLQKLMKSNVLFSCLIATHDLDLTKIEDRFPLKIKNYCFELQNIDGELETDYKLQKGVTKSMNAIYLMRKFKIID; translated from the coding sequence ATGAAACAATTACATTTATTACTCTCTCAAAAAAAAGTAACGCTTCAAAAACTACAGAATAAACTCACCATTTTAGGCTGGATTCGAGTTGTTATATTCCTTGCTATTACTTATTTTTTCTTACAATATTTCATCTTTGAAAGTGGTTTGAAAATTCATCTGTATTTAGCGATTTTCTCCACCGTTCTCTTTTTCATTTTAGGATATTTTCTTTTAAATGTAAAACAGGAATTGCAGTTTTATAAAAATTATCTTCATATTGGAAATGAAATCATCACCAAAACAGAATTCGAAACGGGTCTTGAGCTTGAGGAAAATATTGATCAACATCCTTTCGCAAAAGATCTGGATATTCTGGGTAAAAACTCGCTTTTCAGTTATCTAAATTATGGTGAAACAACTTTAGGTAAAAACAAACTCAAAGATTTCCTTTTAGATTTAAGTGTCGAAAAAAAGGAAATAATTCTGCGTCAAAAATCGGTTGCAGAATTGTCTGAAAAGACGGCGTGGAATATTCATTTTCTGACTTTGGCGAAGTCGATGGAAATTAAAGGAGAAATTGCACATCCAAACAAATCAAATTCAGTTTTTAAGAATGCGGTTCTGGCAAAGATTGCGACTGTCGTGGTTCCCATCTTGACCTTAGTCACTTTAGTTCTGGCGATTTTCACCTCGATATCCGGAGTATTTATTGGTTTGATGTTCGTTGGAATTTTAATAATTTCCAGAATAGTTCTTTATGTTTATCGAAATAAAATGCTGGCATTAGGAGAACTGATTTCATTTGATTCGAATCAATATGAGCAGTTTTTAAATGTCTTTTCCCATATCGAAAATGAAAATTTCACTGAAGAATTAAATCAAACCCTTCAAAATAAACTCCGATCCGGGAAAAGCAGATCGTCGCGAAAAGAAATAGAAAAGTTGGCGCGTTTGCTCCGAAATTATGAAAGCGGACAAAGTAATATTGGCGTAATTCTGAATAACTTTTTCTTGTGGAATCTGAATTTCACCCTAAAAATTGAAAAGCAGTTTAACGCGATCGATGAGGATTTGCCGCAGTGGTTTGAGGCTTTTGCGGAATTTGAAGCCTTTATTTCACTGGGAATTTTCAAGTTTAAAAATCCCGATTACATTTTTCCTGAGATCAATGAAGACGGTGCTAAATTTAAAGCAGAGGAACTCATTCATCCTTTATTGTTTCAATCGGAAGTCGTTTCTAATGATTTCACCATCAACCAAAGTACAGAGATTTCAATTATTACCGGGGCAAATATGACGGGTAAAAGTACGTTTCTCCGAACGGTAGGAATCAATTTGGTTTTGGCGATGACCGGATGTCCGGTTGCGGCAAAAGAATTCAGTTTTATTCCGATGAAGCTTTTTACGTCCATGAGTACGAGCGATTCTCTGAGCGATGGGACTTCTTATTTTAATGCTGAAATCCTGCGTCTTCGGAAACTCGTTGAAAATTTAGAAAATGGAGAACCTCAATTTATTATTTTAGATGAGATTTTAAAAGGAACCAATTCTCAGGATAAACTCACGGGTTCGGAATTATTCCTGCAAAAATTAATGAAAAGTAACGTGTTATTCTCTTGTCTCATTGCCACACACGATTTAGATCTGACAAAAATTGAAGATCGATTTCCTTTAAAAATCAAAAATTATTGCTTCGAACTTCAAAACATTGATGGTGAACTGGAGACGGATTACAAACTTCAAAAAGGCGTCACAAAAAGTATGAACGCCATTTACTTGATGCGAAAGTTTAAAATAATTGATTAA